TCGTGTCACTTCCTTGTCCCCGTCGTGTTCAGTTGTGATTGGAAGTGGAGTTCACTGAAATGCCCACAGAGTAATGCAGCTACGAGAGCTTGTTATTTAGTGCTGCCACCGTCTAAACgatatatcttcttttttttggtaaaccCTGGGAAGCCGGAGCACAGGCTCCACAGACGCGCGAGCTAGCTGTGTAGCTAGGCGGTCTGTCATTGGCTGCTGGGAAACTTATGGAAACATGGATTTCCTCTGTGATATAGTCCAAGCTCTGCTCGCATTGGCAGCTCTAGGTTTCATTGTGGTAAGTCGTTATGATAATGAGTTATTGTTGTGTTGGCAGCGATCTGTCGCAGCTTGGTTTGGTATCTGTCATGTGAAGCAGAAGCTGTcctgattcatttcctgtttggacCACTGTggacttctctctctgtgcactTTTCCCATGTTAGTTGTCCTTTGTCAATGTCTTAACTATCTCTTTGCGTCTGTTTATGAAGCCCAACCTCGAGTTAGCACTGAGGGGGACATCATTTAAAATGCCCCAGAGCAGCTGCAAGAGAAGATAATTTCTTAAAAGCAGTTAAACCTACCTTGATTTACTTAAAACAACATGAAGATAACACGCTTGTCCAAAAATGCTGCCCTTTATTCATctggtaaaaagaagaagaagaagaagaagaagaagaagaaatacacCTGTGTTCTAAATACTGGAAGGCAGGGGTAACAAGAGTGCCACTCTCCATTTACAGGTGCTCATTGTTGCACATGTCACCGCGGAGATGGTGAACCTGACACGCCACGAGAAGGAGAAACACTTCCTCACCGCCTCAGGGGAGAAGGAGATGTTCCCCAGCCTGCACGATCCCCATTCCAGGGAGCTCTCTGTGGTGATCCCAGCCTACCAGGAGGAGCTCCGCAGTGAGTGGTGGGAGGGGGGTACAACCATGCTTCGGTCAGGCTCCTCTGTTACCTGTGCAGTGGCAGACATTACCCACTGAAGTCCACACAGCATTCAACTTGACTTGAATGGGGACTTAGCAACACTATGTTGGATGATATCTGTGTAATTGCATTACATGACACATTTACAGGATAAAAGCTGTGAAAGGATATCGGACCCATAAGCCAACTGATAACTTTGTTTGCTGCTTTGTAAATAATAACTGCACCATTTACTTTGTGTTGATGTTGGTGAATTGTGGACCATCCGTTGACTATCACAGTTGTGCAGGTTGGTGCTGTTTTACATGGTTTGCCTTGAACCGGCAGAAGGTTTGAGACTCTAATgtgagtgtgattgtgtgtcatGGCAGTGCCTGTGATGTTGGATGAAGCTATGGAGTACTTGGAAAACAGACAGGTAAGTGCTCAGCCTCATACGGGCAGTGTTCAGTTAAATCCTTACCTTAACGTAATTGTTGTAAAAGCTGCACAAGTATTTTTACTGACATaagaaaagcatttttattATCCTCTgtaaaggaaatgaaagaaaacgtTTAAGGCATGCTGTTATTCTCAAATGGGTCAGTAGGTGGCAGCATTCAACTCTAAATGTGTCTGTGGTGAAacaactctgtttttttttccttactgCAGAAACAAAACCCATCTTTTACCTATGAGGTCGTTGTGGTTGATGATGGCAGCAAAGACAAAACCACAGAGgtgatcatttttttattccttttattTGAGAATGTGACCAAGCACATTTTTTCTCGGCTCACTTTTGCTTCTTAAGCATTTCAAAGTGATGGCCGCAGAGGTTTGTGTTGTGAGTTGAGAACACTGTTGTGATGTCTTGCCAGGTTGCTTTGCGGTACACTAGGAAGTATGGTGCAGATAAAGTGCGGGTGCTGACGCTGGTAAAGAACAGGGGCAAAGGAGGAGCTGTGCGGATGGTGAGACGCTCAAATTACAGTATGTCTGATATCAGCAGCACAAAAGCAATAGATAGGAGTTtcatttgtattgatttgtattttttttctctgtctcgtTTGAAGGGAATGCTCAGTTCCAGAGGTAAAGTCATTCTGATGGCCGACGCTGACGGAGCCACAAAGTTTTCTGACATTGACAAAGTGGAGGCTGGACTTAAAGACCTTAACCCAAAACCGGTGAGGCTGTGCTCAGTTTTATTTGTTGCCTCTTACATACCTGTATCAATAGAAGGCGGTTAGAATATGACCATTCTTGAAATCCCTCTATGTACATTTAGGAGAATATGGGCATTTCCTGTGGTTCCAGAGCTCACCTGGAGCAAGAGTCTGTCGCTCAGGTAATTGTCTTGACTGGAGTCCagtgtgttgtacagtattgTCTTTTTAACCATGAAGTAACCTCTGTTGTCTCTTTGCAACACAGCGATCCATGTTTCGCTCATTACTCATGTATGGCTTTCACTTCCTGGTGTGGTTCTTCTGCGTGAGAGGCATCAGCGACACTCAGTGCGGCTTCAAGCTTTTCACAC
The sequence above is a segment of the Scophthalmus maximus strain ysfricsl-2021 chromosome 2, ASM2237912v1, whole genome shotgun sequence genome. Coding sequences within it:
- the alg5 gene encoding dolichyl-phosphate beta-glucosyltransferase, translated to MDFLCDIVQALLALAALGFIVVLIVAHVTAEMVNLTRHEKEKHFLTASGEKEMFPSLHDPHSRELSVVIPAYQEELRMPVMLDEAMEYLENRQKQNPSFTYEVVVVDDGSKDKTTEVALRYTRKYGADKVRVLTLVKNRGKGGAVRMGMLSSRGKVILMADADGATKFSDIDKVEAGLKDLNPKPENMGISCGSRAHLEQESVAQRSMFRSLLMYGFHFLVWFFCVRGISDTQCGFKLFTREAALKTFSSLHVERWAFDVELLYIAQCFKIPIAEVAVNWTEIEGSKLVPFWSWLQMGRDLIFIRLRYFTGAWKLESPHKTD